In Xiphias gladius isolate SHS-SW01 ecotype Sanya breed wild chromosome 5, ASM1685928v1, whole genome shotgun sequence, the following are encoded in one genomic region:
- the LOC120789558 gene encoding proline-rich extensin-like protein EPR1 isoform X4 yields MGFLFKWLLLSLLAVGRHQASAYSTGSVEKRGDNKVPVASYQPVSSSFNTEDDSSWSTGPLGGEDSSSNANVASSYSTKLIPSYQSEAESQEPNDRSLPEMKYSSSYSPQPQVVESDYQPQQVPSYQAPQLPQQPQVPQQPQQPQLPPPKQPQQPQVPQQPDYPTKRPHWPQQLQMPQQPSYPPRQLQQPKQPGYQAPQLPQQPQVPQPPGYQAPQLPQQPQVPQPPGYQAPQLPQQPQVPQPPGYQAPQLPQQPQVPQQPQQPQLPTPKQPQQLPLPQQPQQPQLPTPKQPQQPQVPQQPDYPTKRPHWPQQPQMPQQPSYPPRQLQQPKQPGYPAQLPQQAQPKQPQQQQVPQQPGYPPRQPKRPQQDPQLPKRPQQDPQLPKRPQQDPQLPKRPQQDPQLPKRPQQAPQLPKRPHWPQEPQVPYQHGYQAQQMHWPQQHQQPQVPQQLDYPPKRLHWPHQHSYPPQQPYVLQVPQQLGHPPQRPQRPKRIRQPAYLPQQPQVPQQSGYPPQQPYMLQVPQQLGYLPQRPKRLRQPGYPPIVPQLQVTQHTSYLPKWPEQPPEPQVPQQPGYLPQRPQMPLRPSYMPQQRLEPQVPQQPSYPPKQPQWSQVPQQPGYPPKRPQLPFHLPKQPSYMIKMPPMLHYLSKQPQVLKQAIYQPQQLQRR; encoded by the exons ATGGGGTTTCTCTTTAA ATGGTTGCTGTTGTCCTTGCTAGCTGTAGGAAGACATCAAGCAAGTG CTTACAGTACTGGATCTGTTGAGAAGCGTGGAGATAACAAAGTGCCAGTGGCAAGCTATCAACCAGTTTCAAGTAGCTTTAACACTGAAGATGACTCCTCATGGAGCACTGGGCCACTTGGTGGAGAGGATTCCAGCTCAAATGCAAATGTGGCAAGTAGCTACAGCACAAAGCTAATTCCCAGTTACCAGTCTGAAGCTGAATCACAGGAACCAAATGACCGATCTCTGccagaaatgaaatattcatccAGCTATTCTCCACAGCCACAGGTAGTGGAGTCTGATTATCAGCCGCAGCAAGTGCCTAGCTATCAGGCCCCACAGTTGCCCCAGCAGCCGCAGG TGCCCCAGCAGCCCCAACAACCGCAATTGCCCCCGCCCAAGCAGCCCCAACAACCGCAGGTACCTCAGCAGCCTGACTACCCAACCAAGCGGCCACATTGGCCCCAGCAGCTGCAAATGCCCCAGCAGCCCAGCTACCCACCCAGGCAGCTCCAGCAGCCCAAGCAGCCCGGCTACCAGGCCCCACAGTTGCCCCAGCAGCCGCAGGTGCCCCAGCCGCCCGGCTACCAGGCCCCACAGTTGCCCCAGCAGCCGCAGGTGCCCCAGCCGCCCGGCTACCAGGCCCCACAGTTGCCCCAGCAGCCGCAG GTGCCCCAGCCGCCCGGCTACCAGGCCCCACAGTTGCCCCAGCAGCCGCAGG TGCCCCAGCAGCCCCAACAACCGCAATTGCCCACGCCCAAGCAGCCCCAACAACTCCCGTTGCCCCAGCAGCCCCAACAACCGCAATTGCCCACGCCCAAGCAGCCCCAACAACCGCAGGTACCTCAGCAGCCTGACTACCCAACCAAGCGGCCACATTGGCCCCAGCAGCCGCAAATGCCCCAGCAGCCCAGCTACCCACCCAGGCAGCTCCAGCAGCCCAAGCAGCCCGGCTACCCGGCCCAGTTGCCCCAGCAGGCCCAGCCCAAGCAGCCCCAACAACAGCAGGTACCTCAGCAGCCCGGCTACCCACCCAGGCAGCCCAAGCGGCCCCAGCAGGACCCGCAGTTGCCCAAGCGGCCCCAGCAGGACCCGCAGTTGCCCAAGCGGCCCCAGCAGGACCCGCAGTTGCCCAAGCGGCCCCAGCAGGACCCGCAGTTGCCCAAGCGGCCCCAGCAGGCCCCGCAGTTGCCCAAGCGGCCGCATTGGCCCCAGGAGCCACAGGTGCCCTACCAGCATGGCTACCAGGCCCAACAAATGCATTGGCCCCAGCAACACCAACAACCACAGGTACCTCAGCAGCTTGACTACCCACCCAAACGGCTGCATTGGCCCCACCAGCATAGCTATCCGCCCCAGCAACCATATGTGCTGCAGGTTCCCCAGCAGCTCGGCCACCCGCCGCAGCGGCCCCAGCGACCCAAGCGAATTCGGCAGCCAGCCTATCTGCCCCAGCAGCCGCAGGTGCCCCAGCAGTCTGGCTACCCGCCCCAGCAACCGTATATGCTGCAGGTTCCCCAGCAGCTCGGCTACCTGCCCCAGCGACCCAAGCGACTTCGGCAGCCTGGCTATCCACCCATCGTGCCACAGCTGCAGGTGACCCAGCACACCAGCTACCTGCCAAAGTGGCCCGAGCAGCCCCCAGAACCACAGGTACCTCAGCAGCCCGGCTACCTGCCCCAGCGGCCGCAAATGCCCCTGCGGCCCAGCTACATGCCCCAGCAGCGCCTGGAACCACAGGTTCCCCAGCAGCCTAGCTACCCACCCAAGCAGCCCCAGTGGTCCCAGGTGCCCCAGCAGCCCGGCTACCCGCCAAAGCGGCCCCAACTGCCTTTCCACCTACCTAAACAGCCTAGCTACATGATTAAGATGCCACCGATGCTGCACTACTTGTCCAAGCAGCCACAAGTTCTCAAACAGGCCATTTACCAGCCCCAGCAGTTGCAGAGACGATAG
- the LOC120789558 gene encoding proline-rich extensin-like protein EPR1 isoform X2: protein MGFLFKWLLLSLLAVGRHQASAYSTGSVEKRGDNKVPVASYQPVSSSFNTEDDSSWSTGPLGGEDSSSNANVASSYSTKLIPSYQSEAESQEPNDRSLPEMKYSSSYSPQPQVVESDYQPQQVPSYQAPQLPQQPQVPQQPQQPQLPPPKQPQQPQVPQQPDYPTKRPHWPQQLQMPQQPSYPPRQLQQPKQPGYQAPQLPQQPQVPQPPGYQAPQLPQQPQVPQPPGYQAPQLPQQPQVPQPPGYQAPQLPQQPQVPPPKQPQQLLLPKQPQLPPPKQPQLLPLPQQPQQPQLPTPKQPQQLPLPQQPQQPQLPTPKQPQQPQVPQQPDYPTKRPHWPQQPQMPQQPSYPPRQLQQPKQPGYPAQLPQQAQPKQPQQQQVPQQPGYPPRQPKRPQQDPQLPKRPQQDPQLPKRPQQDPQLPKRPQQDPQLPKRPQQAPQLPKRPHWPQEPQVPYQHGYQAQQMHWPQQHQQPQVPQQLDYPPKRLHWPHQHSYPPQQPYVLQVPQQLGHPPQRPQRPKRIRQPAYLPQQPQVPQQSGYPPQQPYMLQVPQQLGYLPQRPKRLRQPGYPPIVPQLQVTQHTSYLPKWPEQPPEPQVPQQPGYLPQRPQMPLRPSYMPQQRLEPQVPQQPSYPPKQPQWSQVPQQPGYPPKRPQLPFHLPKQPSYMIKMPPMLHYLSKQPQVLKQAIYQPQQLQRR from the exons ATGGGGTTTCTCTTTAA ATGGTTGCTGTTGTCCTTGCTAGCTGTAGGAAGACATCAAGCAAGTG CTTACAGTACTGGATCTGTTGAGAAGCGTGGAGATAACAAAGTGCCAGTGGCAAGCTATCAACCAGTTTCAAGTAGCTTTAACACTGAAGATGACTCCTCATGGAGCACTGGGCCACTTGGTGGAGAGGATTCCAGCTCAAATGCAAATGTGGCAAGTAGCTACAGCACAAAGCTAATTCCCAGTTACCAGTCTGAAGCTGAATCACAGGAACCAAATGACCGATCTCTGccagaaatgaaatattcatccAGCTATTCTCCACAGCCACAGGTAGTGGAGTCTGATTATCAGCCGCAGCAAGTGCCTAGCTATCAGGCCCCACAGTTGCCCCAGCAGCCGCAGG TGCCCCAGCAGCCCCAACAACCGCAATTGCCCCCGCCCAAGCAGCCCCAACAACCGCAGGTACCTCAGCAGCCTGACTACCCAACCAAGCGGCCACATTGGCCCCAGCAGCTGCAAATGCCCCAGCAGCCCAGCTACCCACCCAGGCAGCTCCAGCAGCCCAAGCAGCCCGGCTACCAGGCCCCACAGTTGCCCCAGCAGCCGCAGGTGCCCCAGCCGCCCGGCTACCAGGCCCCACAGTTGCCCCAGCAGCCGCAGGTGCCCCAGCCGCCCGGCTACCAGGCCCCACAGTTGCCCCAGCAGCCGCAG GTGCCCCAGCCGCCCGGCTACCAGGCCCCACAGTTGCCCCAGCAGCCGCAGGTGCCCCCGCCCAAGCAGCCCCAACAACTCCTGTTGCCCAAACAACCGCAATTGCCCCCGCCCAAGCAGCCCCAACTACTCCCGTTGCCCCAGCAGCCCCAACAACCGCAATTGCCCACGCCCAAGCAGCCCCAACAACTCCCGTTGCCCCAGCAGCCCCAACAACCGCAATTGCCCACGCCCAAGCAGCCCCAACAACCGCAGGTACCTCAGCAGCCTGACTACCCAACCAAGCGGCCACATTGGCCCCAGCAGCCGCAAATGCCCCAGCAGCCCAGCTACCCACCCAGGCAGCTCCAGCAGCCCAAGCAGCCCGGCTACCCGGCCCAGTTGCCCCAGCAGGCCCAGCCCAAGCAGCCCCAACAACAGCAGGTACCTCAGCAGCCCGGCTACCCACCCAGGCAGCCCAAGCGGCCCCAGCAGGACCCGCAGTTGCCCAAGCGGCCCCAGCAGGACCCGCAGTTGCCCAAGCGGCCCCAGCAGGACCCGCAGTTGCCCAAGCGGCCCCAGCAGGACCCGCAGTTGCCCAAGCGGCCCCAGCAGGCCCCGCAGTTGCCCAAGCGGCCGCATTGGCCCCAGGAGCCACAGGTGCCCTACCAGCATGGCTACCAGGCCCAACAAATGCATTGGCCCCAGCAACACCAACAACCACAGGTACCTCAGCAGCTTGACTACCCACCCAAACGGCTGCATTGGCCCCACCAGCATAGCTATCCGCCCCAGCAACCATATGTGCTGCAGGTTCCCCAGCAGCTCGGCCACCCGCCGCAGCGGCCCCAGCGACCCAAGCGAATTCGGCAGCCAGCCTATCTGCCCCAGCAGCCGCAGGTGCCCCAGCAGTCTGGCTACCCGCCCCAGCAACCGTATATGCTGCAGGTTCCCCAGCAGCTCGGCTACCTGCCCCAGCGACCCAAGCGACTTCGGCAGCCTGGCTATCCACCCATCGTGCCACAGCTGCAGGTGACCCAGCACACCAGCTACCTGCCAAAGTGGCCCGAGCAGCCCCCAGAACCACAGGTACCTCAGCAGCCCGGCTACCTGCCCCAGCGGCCGCAAATGCCCCTGCGGCCCAGCTACATGCCCCAGCAGCGCCTGGAACCACAGGTTCCCCAGCAGCCTAGCTACCCACCCAAGCAGCCCCAGTGGTCCCAGGTGCCCCAGCAGCCCGGCTACCCGCCAAAGCGGCCCCAACTGCCTTTCCACCTACCTAAACAGCCTAGCTACATGATTAAGATGCCACCGATGCTGCACTACTTGTCCAAGCAGCCACAAGTTCTCAAACAGGCCATTTACCAGCCCCAGCAGTTGCAGAGACGATAG
- the LOC120789558 gene encoding bromodomain-containing protein 4-like isoform X7, whose protein sequence is MGFLFKWLLLSLLAVGRHQASAYSTGSVEKRGDNKVPVASYQPVSSSFNTEDDSSWSTGPLGGEDSSSNANVASSYSTKLIPSYQSEAESQEPNDRSLPEMKYSSSYSPQPQVVESDYQPQQVPSYQAPQLPQQPQVPQQPQQPQLPPPKQPQQPQVPQQPDYPTKRPHWPQQLQMPQQPSYPPRQLQQPKQPGYQAPQLPQQPQVPQPPGYQAPQLPQQPQVPQQPQQPQLPTPKQPQQLPLPQQPQQPQLPTPKQPQQPQVPQQPDYPTKRPHWPQQPQMPQQPSYPPRQLQQPKQPGYPAQLPQQAQPKQPQQQQVPQQPGYPPRQPKRPQQDPQLPKRPQQDPQLPKRPQQDPQLPKRPQQDPQLPKRPQQAPQLPKRPHWPQEPQVPYQHGYQAQQMHWPQQHQQPQVPQQLDYPPKRLHWPHQHSYPPQQPYVLQVPQQLGHPPQRPQRPKRIRQPAYLPQQPQVPQQSGYPPQQPYMLQVPQQLGYLPQRPKRLRQPGYPPIVPQLQVTQHTSYLPKWPEQPPEPQVPQQPGYLPQRPQMPLRPSYMPQQRLEPQVPQQPSYPPKQPQWSQVPQQPGYPPKRPQLPFHLPKQPSYMIKMPPMLHYLSKQPQVLKQAIYQPQQLQRR, encoded by the exons ATGGGGTTTCTCTTTAA ATGGTTGCTGTTGTCCTTGCTAGCTGTAGGAAGACATCAAGCAAGTG CTTACAGTACTGGATCTGTTGAGAAGCGTGGAGATAACAAAGTGCCAGTGGCAAGCTATCAACCAGTTTCAAGTAGCTTTAACACTGAAGATGACTCCTCATGGAGCACTGGGCCACTTGGTGGAGAGGATTCCAGCTCAAATGCAAATGTGGCAAGTAGCTACAGCACAAAGCTAATTCCCAGTTACCAGTCTGAAGCTGAATCACAGGAACCAAATGACCGATCTCTGccagaaatgaaatattcatccAGCTATTCTCCACAGCCACAGGTAGTGGAGTCTGATTATCAGCCGCAGCAAGTGCCTAGCTATCAGGCCCCACAGTTGCCCCAGCAGCCGCAGG TGCCCCAGCAGCCCCAACAACCGCAATTGCCCCCGCCCAAGCAGCCCCAACAACCGCAGGTACCTCAGCAGCCTGACTACCCAACCAAGCGGCCACATTGGCCCCAGCAGCTGCAAATGCCCCAGCAGCCCAGCTACCCACCCAGGCAGCTCCAGCAGCCCAAGCAGCCCGGCTACCAGGCCCCACAGTTGCCCCAGCAGCCGCAG GTGCCCCAGCCGCCCGGCTACCAGGCCCCACAGTTGCCCCAGCAGCCGCAGG TGCCCCAGCAGCCCCAACAACCGCAATTGCCCACGCCCAAGCAGCCCCAACAACTCCCGTTGCCCCAGCAGCCCCAACAACCGCAATTGCCCACGCCCAAGCAGCCCCAACAACCGCAGGTACCTCAGCAGCCTGACTACCCAACCAAGCGGCCACATTGGCCCCAGCAGCCGCAAATGCCCCAGCAGCCCAGCTACCCACCCAGGCAGCTCCAGCAGCCCAAGCAGCCCGGCTACCCGGCCCAGTTGCCCCAGCAGGCCCAGCCCAAGCAGCCCCAACAACAGCAGGTACCTCAGCAGCCCGGCTACCCACCCAGGCAGCCCAAGCGGCCCCAGCAGGACCCGCAGTTGCCCAAGCGGCCCCAGCAGGACCCGCAGTTGCCCAAGCGGCCCCAGCAGGACCCGCAGTTGCCCAAGCGGCCCCAGCAGGACCCGCAGTTGCCCAAGCGGCCCCAGCAGGCCCCGCAGTTGCCCAAGCGGCCGCATTGGCCCCAGGAGCCACAGGTGCCCTACCAGCATGGCTACCAGGCCCAACAAATGCATTGGCCCCAGCAACACCAACAACCACAGGTACCTCAGCAGCTTGACTACCCACCCAAACGGCTGCATTGGCCCCACCAGCATAGCTATCCGCCCCAGCAACCATATGTGCTGCAGGTTCCCCAGCAGCTCGGCCACCCGCCGCAGCGGCCCCAGCGACCCAAGCGAATTCGGCAGCCAGCCTATCTGCCCCAGCAGCCGCAGGTGCCCCAGCAGTCTGGCTACCCGCCCCAGCAACCGTATATGCTGCAGGTTCCCCAGCAGCTCGGCTACCTGCCCCAGCGACCCAAGCGACTTCGGCAGCCTGGCTATCCACCCATCGTGCCACAGCTGCAGGTGACCCAGCACACCAGCTACCTGCCAAAGTGGCCCGAGCAGCCCCCAGAACCACAGGTACCTCAGCAGCCCGGCTACCTGCCCCAGCGGCCGCAAATGCCCCTGCGGCCCAGCTACATGCCCCAGCAGCGCCTGGAACCACAGGTTCCCCAGCAGCCTAGCTACCCACCCAAGCAGCCCCAGTGGTCCCAGGTGCCCCAGCAGCCCGGCTACCCGCCAAAGCGGCCCCAACTGCCTTTCCACCTACCTAAACAGCCTAGCTACATGATTAAGATGCCACCGATGCTGCACTACTTGTCCAAGCAGCCACAAGTTCTCAAACAGGCCATTTACCAGCCCCAGCAGTTGCAGAGACGATAG
- the LOC120789558 gene encoding basic salivary proline-rich protein 1-like isoform X6 → MGFLFKWLLLSLLAVGRHQASAYSTGSVEKRGDNKVPVASYQPVSSSFNTEDDSSWSTGPLGGEDSSSNANVASSYSTKLIPSYQSEAESQEPNDRSLPEMKYSSSYSPQPQVVESDYQPQQVPSYQAPQLPQQPQVPQQPQQPQLPPPKQPQQPQVPQQPDYPTKRPHWPQQLQMPQQPSYPPRQLQQPKQPGYQAPQLPQQPQVPQPPGYQAPQLPQQPQVPPPKQPQQLLLPKQPQLPPPKQPQLLPLPQQPQQPQLPTPKQPQQLPLPQQPQQPQLPTPKQPQQPQVPQQPDYPTKRPHWPQQPQMPQQPSYPPRQLQQPKQPGYPAQLPQQAQPKQPQQQQVPQQPGYPPRQPKRPQQDPQLPKRPQQDPQLPKRPQQDPQLPKRPQQDPQLPKRPQQAPQLPKRPHWPQEPQVPYQHGYQAQQMHWPQQHQQPQVPQQLDYPPKRLHWPHQHSYPPQQPYVLQVPQQLGHPPQRPQRPKRIRQPAYLPQQPQVPQQSGYPPQQPYMLQVPQQLGYLPQRPKRLRQPGYPPIVPQLQVTQHTSYLPKWPEQPPEPQVPQQPGYLPQRPQMPLRPSYMPQQRLEPQVPQQPSYPPKQPQWSQVPQQPGYPPKRPQLPFHLPKQPSYMIKMPPMLHYLSKQPQVLKQAIYQPQQLQRR, encoded by the exons ATGGGGTTTCTCTTTAA ATGGTTGCTGTTGTCCTTGCTAGCTGTAGGAAGACATCAAGCAAGTG CTTACAGTACTGGATCTGTTGAGAAGCGTGGAGATAACAAAGTGCCAGTGGCAAGCTATCAACCAGTTTCAAGTAGCTTTAACACTGAAGATGACTCCTCATGGAGCACTGGGCCACTTGGTGGAGAGGATTCCAGCTCAAATGCAAATGTGGCAAGTAGCTACAGCACAAAGCTAATTCCCAGTTACCAGTCTGAAGCTGAATCACAGGAACCAAATGACCGATCTCTGccagaaatgaaatattcatccAGCTATTCTCCACAGCCACAGGTAGTGGAGTCTGATTATCAGCCGCAGCAAGTGCCTAGCTATCAGGCCCCACAGTTGCCCCAGCAGCCGCAGG TGCCCCAGCAGCCCCAACAACCGCAATTGCCCCCGCCCAAGCAGCCCCAACAACCGCAGGTACCTCAGCAGCCTGACTACCCAACCAAGCGGCCACATTGGCCCCAGCAGCTGCAAATGCCCCAGCAGCCCAGCTACCCACCCAGGCAGCTCCAGCAGCCCAAGCAGCCCGGCTACCAGGCCCCACAGTTGCCCCAGCAGCCGCAG GTGCCCCAGCCGCCCGGCTACCAGGCCCCACAGTTGCCCCAGCAGCCGCAGGTGCCCCCGCCCAAGCAGCCCCAACAACTCCTGTTGCCCAAACAACCGCAATTGCCCCCGCCCAAGCAGCCCCAACTACTCCCGTTGCCCCAGCAGCCCCAACAACCGCAATTGCCCACGCCCAAGCAGCCCCAACAACTCCCGTTGCCCCAGCAGCCCCAACAACCGCAATTGCCCACGCCCAAGCAGCCCCAACAACCGCAGGTACCTCAGCAGCCTGACTACCCAACCAAGCGGCCACATTGGCCCCAGCAGCCGCAAATGCCCCAGCAGCCCAGCTACCCACCCAGGCAGCTCCAGCAGCCCAAGCAGCCCGGCTACCCGGCCCAGTTGCCCCAGCAGGCCCAGCCCAAGCAGCCCCAACAACAGCAGGTACCTCAGCAGCCCGGCTACCCACCCAGGCAGCCCAAGCGGCCCCAGCAGGACCCGCAGTTGCCCAAGCGGCCCCAGCAGGACCCGCAGTTGCCCAAGCGGCCCCAGCAGGACCCGCAGTTGCCCAAGCGGCCCCAGCAGGACCCGCAGTTGCCCAAGCGGCCCCAGCAGGCCCCGCAGTTGCCCAAGCGGCCGCATTGGCCCCAGGAGCCACAGGTGCCCTACCAGCATGGCTACCAGGCCCAACAAATGCATTGGCCCCAGCAACACCAACAACCACAGGTACCTCAGCAGCTTGACTACCCACCCAAACGGCTGCATTGGCCCCACCAGCATAGCTATCCGCCCCAGCAACCATATGTGCTGCAGGTTCCCCAGCAGCTCGGCCACCCGCCGCAGCGGCCCCAGCGACCCAAGCGAATTCGGCAGCCAGCCTATCTGCCCCAGCAGCCGCAGGTGCCCCAGCAGTCTGGCTACCCGCCCCAGCAACCGTATATGCTGCAGGTTCCCCAGCAGCTCGGCTACCTGCCCCAGCGACCCAAGCGACTTCGGCAGCCTGGCTATCCACCCATCGTGCCACAGCTGCAGGTGACCCAGCACACCAGCTACCTGCCAAAGTGGCCCGAGCAGCCCCCAGAACCACAGGTACCTCAGCAGCCCGGCTACCTGCCCCAGCGGCCGCAAATGCCCCTGCGGCCCAGCTACATGCCCCAGCAGCGCCTGGAACCACAGGTTCCCCAGCAGCCTAGCTACCCACCCAAGCAGCCCCAGTGGTCCCAGGTGCCCCAGCAGCCCGGCTACCCGCCAAAGCGGCCCCAACTGCCTTTCCACCTACCTAAACAGCCTAGCTACATGATTAAGATGCCACCGATGCTGCACTACTTGTCCAAGCAGCCACAAGTTCTCAAACAGGCCATTTACCAGCCCCAGCAGTTGCAGAGACGATAG
- the LOC120789558 gene encoding glutenin, high molecular weight subunit DX5-like isoform X1 yields the protein MGFLFKWLLLSLLAVGRHQASAYSTGSVEKRGDNKVPVASYQPVSSSFNTEDDSSWSTGPLGGEDSSSNANVASSYSTKLIPSYQSEAESQEPNDRSLPEMKYSSSYSPQPQVVESDYQPQQVPSYQAPQLPQQPQVPQQPQQPQLPPPKQPQQPQVPQQPDYPTKRPHWPQQLQMPQQPSYPPRQLQQPKQPGYQAPQLPQQPQVPQPPGYQAPQLPQQPQVPQPPGYQAPQLPQQPQVPQPPGYQAPQLPQPPGYQAPQLPQQPQVPPPKQPQQLLLPKQPQLPPPKQPQLLPLPQQPQQPQLPTPKQPQQLPLPQQPQQPQLPTPKQPQQPQVPQQPDYPTKRPHWPQQPQMPQQPSYPPRQLQQPKQPGYPAQLPQQAQPKQPQQQQVPQQPGYPPRQPKRPQQDPQLPKRPQQDPQLPKRPQQDPQLPKRPQQDPQLPKRPQQAPQLPKRPHWPQEPQVPYQHGYQAQQMHWPQQHQQPQVPQQLDYPPKRLHWPHQHSYPPQQPYVLQVPQQLGHPPQRPQRPKRIRQPAYLPQQPQVPQQSGYPPQQPYMLQVPQQLGYLPQRPKRLRQPGYPPIVPQLQVTQHTSYLPKWPEQPPEPQVPQQPGYLPQRPQMPLRPSYMPQQRLEPQVPQQPSYPPKQPQWSQVPQQPGYPPKRPQLPFHLPKQPSYMIKMPPMLHYLSKQPQVLKQAIYQPQQLQRR from the exons ATGGGGTTTCTCTTTAA ATGGTTGCTGTTGTCCTTGCTAGCTGTAGGAAGACATCAAGCAAGTG CTTACAGTACTGGATCTGTTGAGAAGCGTGGAGATAACAAAGTGCCAGTGGCAAGCTATCAACCAGTTTCAAGTAGCTTTAACACTGAAGATGACTCCTCATGGAGCACTGGGCCACTTGGTGGAGAGGATTCCAGCTCAAATGCAAATGTGGCAAGTAGCTACAGCACAAAGCTAATTCCCAGTTACCAGTCTGAAGCTGAATCACAGGAACCAAATGACCGATCTCTGccagaaatgaaatattcatccAGCTATTCTCCACAGCCACAGGTAGTGGAGTCTGATTATCAGCCGCAGCAAGTGCCTAGCTATCAGGCCCCACAGTTGCCCCAGCAGCCGCAGG TGCCCCAGCAGCCCCAACAACCGCAATTGCCCCCGCCCAAGCAGCCCCAACAACCGCAGGTACCTCAGCAGCCTGACTACCCAACCAAGCGGCCACATTGGCCCCAGCAGCTGCAAATGCCCCAGCAGCCCAGCTACCCACCCAGGCAGCTCCAGCAGCCCAAGCAGCCCGGCTACCAGGCCCCACAGTTGCCCCAGCAGCCGCAGGTGCCCCAGCCGCCCGGCTACCAGGCCCCACAGTTGCCCCAGCAGCCGCAGGTGCCCCAGCCGCCCGGCTACCAGGCCCCACAGTTGCCCCAGCAGCCGCAGGTGCCCCAGCCGCCCGGCTACCAGGCCCCACAGT TGCCCCAGCCGCCCGGCTACCAGGCCCCACAGTTGCCCCAGCAGCCGCAGGTGCCCCCGCCCAAGCAGCCCCAACAACTCCTGTTGCCCAAACAACCGCAATTGCCCCCGCCCAAGCAGCCCCAACTACTCCCGTTGCCCCAGCAGCCCCAACAACCGCAATTGCCCACGCCCAAGCAGCCCCAACAACTCCCGTTGCCCCAGCAGCCCCAACAACCGCAATTGCCCACGCCCAAGCAGCCCCAACAACCGCAGGTACCTCAGCAGCCTGACTACCCAACCAAGCGGCCACATTGGCCCCAGCAGCCGCAAATGCCCCAGCAGCCCAGCTACCCACCCAGGCAGCTCCAGCAGCCCAAGCAGCCCGGCTACCCGGCCCAGTTGCCCCAGCAGGCCCAGCCCAAGCAGCCCCAACAACAGCAGGTACCTCAGCAGCCCGGCTACCCACCCAGGCAGCCCAAGCGGCCCCAGCAGGACCCGCAGTTGCCCAAGCGGCCCCAGCAGGACCCGCAGTTGCCCAAGCGGCCCCAGCAGGACCCGCAGTTGCCCAAGCGGCCCCAGCAGGACCCGCAGTTGCCCAAGCGGCCCCAGCAGGCCCCGCAGTTGCCCAAGCGGCCGCATTGGCCCCAGGAGCCACAGGTGCCCTACCAGCATGGCTACCAGGCCCAACAAATGCATTGGCCCCAGCAACACCAACAACCACAGGTACCTCAGCAGCTTGACTACCCACCCAAACGGCTGCATTGGCCCCACCAGCATAGCTATCCGCCCCAGCAACCATATGTGCTGCAGGTTCCCCAGCAGCTCGGCCACCCGCCGCAGCGGCCCCAGCGACCCAAGCGAATTCGGCAGCCAGCCTATCTGCCCCAGCAGCCGCAGGTGCCCCAGCAGTCTGGCTACCCGCCCCAGCAACCGTATATGCTGCAGGTTCCCCAGCAGCTCGGCTACCTGCCCCAGCGACCCAAGCGACTTCGGCAGCCTGGCTATCCACCCATCGTGCCACAGCTGCAGGTGACCCAGCACACCAGCTACCTGCCAAAGTGGCCCGAGCAGCCCCCAGAACCACAGGTACCTCAGCAGCCCGGCTACCTGCCCCAGCGGCCGCAAATGCCCCTGCGGCCCAGCTACATGCCCCAGCAGCGCCTGGAACCACAGGTTCCCCAGCAGCCTAGCTACCCACCCAAGCAGCCCCAGTGGTCCCAGGTGCCCCAGCAGCCCGGCTACCCGCCAAAGCGGCCCCAACTGCCTTTCCACCTACCTAAACAGCCTAGCTACATGATTAAGATGCCACCGATGCTGCACTACTTGTCCAAGCAGCCACAAGTTCTCAAACAGGCCATTTACCAGCCCCAGCAGTTGCAGAGACGATAG